Proteins encoded in a region of the Tripterygium wilfordii isolate XIE 37 chromosome 21, ASM1340144v1, whole genome shotgun sequence genome:
- the LOC119989304 gene encoding photosystem II 10 kDa polypeptide, chloroplastic — protein sequence MASSTVMASLSLRPSPFTVEKSAAVKGLPSLARSRASFRVVASGGKKIKTDKPYGINGGMDLREGLDASGRKGKGKGVYQFVDKYGANVDGYSPIYNTDDWSPSGDVYVGGTTGLAIWAVTLAGLLAGGALLVYNTSALAQ from the exons ATGGCATCCTCAACTGTCATGGCTTCACTTAGTCTCAGGCCATCTCCTTTCACTGTGGAGAAATCAGCAGCAGTGAAAGGCCTACCCTCTCTTGCAAGGTCTAGGGCTTCTTTCAGAGTTGTAGCCAGTGGTGGCAAGAAGATCAAGACTGATAAGCCTTATG GAATTAATGGAGGCATGGATTTGCGTGAGGGCCTTGATGCATCTGGAAGGAAGGGTAAG GGAAAGGGTGTGTATCAATTTGTTGACAAATATGGAGCCAACGTTGATGGGTAcag TCCTATCTACAACACTGATGACTGGTCTCCAAGTGGTGATGTTTATGTTGGTG GAACTACTGGTTTAGCAATATGGGCGGTGACACTAGCTGGGCTACTTGCAGGGGGTGCACTTCTTGTTTACAACACCAGTGCTCTGGCTCAAtag
- the LOC119989301 gene encoding serine/threonine-protein kinase WAG1-like, with the protein MEDETVFTSDTDLDFSFTSTTTDRTFASSSARSSLTLSFNESRLSTTTTNTATTFVHRGKCDPNWSAIKTARSLSSDGNLHLRHLKLVRHLGTGNLGRVYLCNIRDCKNSDFALKVIDRESLTHKKLLQVQMEAQILSMLDHPFLPTLYAHIEVSHYTCLLIDYCCNGDLHSLLRKQPGNRLPVQAVRFFAAEVLIALEYLHALGIVYRDLKPENILLREDGHIMLSDFDLCFKSEVVPTMETTRVRKRVSRTTNCFGGPVKEPAEEDVEVEFVAEPTAAYSKSCVGTHEYLAPELVSGNGHGSGVDWWAFGILIYELLYGTTPFKGGSKEGTLRNIASNMQVKCHVAESEEKGMEEAKDLIGRLLVKEPSRRLGCSKGATEIKRHRFFDGLNWALLRNYKTPDVYGQVKKGQPHVNHVTGDSRGRRRRSWWKGFRFLLKNKGGEKFKRLNSNLSNSSYYHHVNSTKID; encoded by the coding sequence ATGGAAGACGAGACAGTTTTCACCTCCGATACCGATCTTGATTTCAGCTTCACCTCAACCACCACTGACCGAACCTTCGCTTCCTCCAGCGCTCGATCCAGTCTCACTCTAAGTTTTAACGAGTCCCGCCTCTCCACAACCACCACTAACACCGCCACTACTTTCGTCCACCGCGGCAAATGTGATCCGAATTGGTCGGCAATCAAGACAGCAAGGAGCCTCTCCTCCGACGGAAACCTCCACCTCCGCCATCTCAAGCTCGTCCGCCACCTCGGAACAGGAAACCTCGGTCGCGTCTACCTCTGCAACATCAGAGACTGCAAGAACTCGGACTTCGCACTCAAGGTCATCGACAGAGAGTCGCTCACTCACAAAAAGTTGTTGCAGGTACAAATGGAGGCTCAGATCCTCTCCATGCTAGACCACCCTTTCCTCCCTACACTCTACGCGCACATCGAGGTTTCGCACTACACGTGTCTCTTGATCGACTACTGTTGTAATGGTGATCTCCACTCGCTCCTCCGTAAACAGCCTGGTAACCGGTTACCGGTCCAGGCGGTCAGGTTCTTCGCTGCGGAGGTACTGATTGCTTTAGAATACTTGCACGCGCTCGGCATTGTTTACCGGGATCTGAAGCCGGAGAACATTCTGTTACGCGAAGATGGGCATATCATGCTCTCCGATTTCGACTTATGCTTCAAGTCAGAGGTTGTCCCCACAATGGAGACGACACGTGTGAGGAAAAGAGTGAGCAGGACGACCAATTGTTTCGGTGGTCCGGTAAAAGAACCGGCGGAGGAGGACGTGGAGGTGGAGTTCGTGGCGGAACCTACAGCGGCGTATTCGAAGTCATGCGTCGGTACTCACGAGTACTTGGCGCCGGAATTAGTTTCCGGTAACGGTCACGGTAGCGGCGTTGACTGGTGGGCTTTTGGGATATTAATTTACGAATTACTCTACGGAACGACGCCCTTTAAGGGAGGGAGCAAAGAGGGGACCCTGCGCAATATAGCGTCCAACATGCAGGTGAAGTGCCACGTGGCTGAGAGCGAAGAGAAAGGTATGGAGGAGGCGAAGGATTTGATAGGGAGACTCCTGGTGAAGGAACCTAGTCGGAGACTAGGGTGCTCCAAGGGTGCCACGGAGATTAAACGACACCGTTTCTTCGATGGGCTCAATTGGGCCTTGTTAAGGAACTACAAGACACCAGATGTGTATGGACAAGTGAAGAAAGGGCAGCCTCACGTGAATCACGTGACCGGGGATTCTCGTGGCCGGAGGCGGCGGTCGTGGTGGAAGGGATTCCGTTTTCTCCTGAAAAATAAGGGTGGTGAGAAATTTAAACGGTTGAATTCTAATCTTAGTAATAGTAGTTATTATCATCATGTCAATAGTACTAAGATTGATTAA
- the LOC119987695 gene encoding receptor-like protein 6 — MGQYYSRILNFLFLFLSLKFCSPLFPSFSANRSLQLCSHYDRLALIEFNNSFSLNLAASYACPTSYPKTQSWKIDRDCCSWDGVTCDIVTGQVIGLDLSCSLLQGTLYSNNSLFQLSHVQKLNLAHNDFQFSGISSKFGKFESLTHLNLFDSGFSGHVPYEFSYLSKLISLHISDVKIEVPTLRGFLQNCTVLQELFFYQVNMSSVNVDLLMNLSSSLTSLHLVSCELHGKFPENILLLPNLQSLYLTGGAGFGIDFPMSNWSTPLRDLELASVDSMRELPESICNLTSLNLLDFSDFNFSKSLIPTCIGSLTHLIHLSMKNSNLCGRIPSSFSNLIKLGFLSLSHNQLVGPAPDSSNLSKLVFLDLSYNSLSGTIPSSSFSFPSLQYLYVQDNLFTSIKDFQSKSLEVIDMSNNTLLGSIPSSVFDQVNLTTLLLPSNNLTGVVWTDNFLKLKNLERLDLSFNSLSLLNTNANYKNTLLPNLQEVNLSSCGKAEFPNFLRGSRDLQFLDLSNNNIQGHVPDWMWDVGRETLNSLNLSYNYLTGNIERIPWKNLEDLDLHSNLLQGQLPLLPFELSFFRISSNNLTGEIPTSLCYVNWMQFLDISKNTMSGIIPECIGNLTNSLVVLHLQKNSFHGKIPSIFSKDCGLRSLNVNGNQLEGPLPRSLANCKGLENLNLGNNMINDTFPHWLQIFPELRILVLKSNRFHGPILEYKAHHSFPNLRIFDISNNYFVGLLPMKYIKNMKAMMYNEDNPPDEVQYNGESYIIDEDSVIVMIKGTEYELLKIVTTFKVIDFSDNKFEGEVSKVIGNLSFLKGLNFSHNLLSGHIPSSIGYLIQLEWLDFSYNKLVGKIPEQLANLTFLSQLNLSHNKLVGPIPQNRQFNTFDNSSYEGNSGLCGFPLSKTCGIDGAPPQSQPPQLQPLPSEEDDSGSGFDWKIIMMGYSFGMVMGLSLGYIMFVTGKPQWLVRFIEGSRLKQVKRPNQRERRRRS, encoded by the coding sequence ATGGGGCAATACTACAGTCGGATCCTCaactttctcttcttgtttctgagtcttaagttttgttctccattatTTCCCTCCTTTTCAGCCAACAGGTCATTGCAGCTTTGCTCCCATTATGACAGACTTGCATTGATCGAATTCAATAACAGCTTTTCACTAAACCTTGCTGCTTCCTACGCTTGTCCAACTTCTTATCCAAAGACACAATCATGGAAAATAGACAGGGATTGTTGTTCTTGGGATGGTGTTACTTGTGATATTGTCACTGGTCAAGTGATTGGGCTCGACCTCAGTTGTAGTTTGCTTCAAGGCACTCTATATTCAAACAATAGTCTCTTCCAACTTTCGCACGTCCAGAAACTCAATCTTGCTCATAACGATTTTCAATTTTCTGGGATTTCTTCCAAATTTGGTAAGTTTGAGAGTTTGACACATCTTAACCTCTTTGATTCTGGCTTTTCAGGACATGTCCCATATGAATTCTCTTACCTGTCCAAATTGATTTCTCTTCATATCTCTGATGTGAAGATTGAAGTACCTACATTGAGAGGATTTCTTCAAAATTGTACTGTTCTgcaagaactttttttttaccaGGTGAACATGTCTTCAGTAAATGTAGATTTGTTGATGAATCTCTCATCATCTTTGACATCTTTGCATCTTGTTTCTTGTGAATTGCATGGGAAATTTCCAGAGAACATTCTCCTCCTACCAAACCTCCAGTCACTGTATTTAACAGGTGGAGCTGGCTTCGGTATTGATTTTCCAATGTCTAATTGGAGCACACCTCTAAGGGACCTGGAACTTGCTTCGGTAGATTCCATGAGAGAGCTTCCTGAATCAATATGCAATCTGACGTCCTTGAATTTGTTGGATTTTTCTGATTTTAATTTCTCAAAATCACTAATTCCTACCTGCATTGGAAGTCTAACGCACCTCATCCATCTCAGCATGAAAAATAGCAATCTCTGTGGTAGGATACCATCTTCATTTTCAAACCTCATAAAACTTGGATTCTTATCCCTTTCTCATAATCAACTGGTAGGCCCTGCTCCTGACTCATCTAATCTTTCAAAACTAGTTTTCTTAGACTTATCTTACAACTCACTTAGTGGAACCATACCATCTTCCTCATTTTCCTTCCCATCATtacaatatttatatgttcagGATAATCTGTTCACTAGCATCAAAGACTTTCAATCTAAATCATTGGAGGTAATTGACATGAGTAATAATACACTGCTGGGTTCTATTCCAAGTTCTGTCTTTGATCAAGTTAACCTTACCACCCTTTTGTTGCCATCAAATAACTTGACTGGTGTGGTTTGGACTGACAATTTCTTGAAGCTCAAAAATCTTGAAAGGCTTGACCTCTCATTTAATAGTCTTTCACTGTTGAACACCAACGCAAACTACAAAAACACCTTGTTGCCCAATCTACAAGAGGTAAACTTGTCTTCTTGCGGCAAAGCCGAGTTTCCCAATTTCTTACGAGGCTCAAGGGACTTGCAGTTTTTAGACCTTTCCAACAACAACATACAAGGGCATGTTCCTGACTGGATGTGGGATGTGGGGAGGGAAACATTGAATAGCCTGAATCTTTCGTACAACTATTTGACTGGCAATATAGAAAGGATTCCATGGAAGAATCTAGAAGATCTTGACCTTCACTCCAACTTGCTTCAAGGACAGCTGCCTCTTCTGCCATTTGAACTGTCATTCTTCAGAATCTCTTCCAACAATTTGACGGGGGAGATTCCTACTTCACTTTGCTATGTGAATTGGATGCAGTTtcttgatatttcaaaaaataccATGTCCGGTATTATTCCCGAGTGCATTGGAAACTTAACCAATAGTCTTGTAGTTTTACATCTACAAAAGaattcatttcatggaaaaattCCAAGCATATTTAGTAAAGACTGTGGTTTGAGGAGTCTCAATGTCAATGGCAATCAATTGGAAGGGCCTTTACCAAGATCTCTTGCAAATTGCAAAGGTTTGGAAAATTTGAATCTTGGGAACAACATGATAAATGATACGTTCCCTCACTGGTTGCAAATTTTCCCAGAACTACGGATTCTTGTTTTAAAATCCAATCGATTTCATGGTCCGATTCTTGAATATAAGGCCCATCATTCATTTCCAAACTTACGAATATTTGATATTTCCAACAATTATTTTGTGGGTCTTTTGCCAATGAAATATATCAAGAATATGAAGGCCATGATGTACAACGAAGATAATCCTCCTGATGAAGTGCAATACAATGGAGAATCATATATTATCGATGAAGATTCTGTGATTGTGATGATCAAAGGAACAGAGTATGAGTTGTTGAAAATTGTAACAACCTTCAAGGTCATCGATTTCTCTGATAACAAATTTGAAGGAGAAGTTTCGAAAGTCATTGGGAATCTTTCTTTCCTAAAAGGACTCAACTTCTCACACAATCTCCTAAGTGGCCACATTCCATCGTCAATAGGATATTTGATACAGCTTGAATGGTTAGACTTTTCTTACAACAAGCTTGTAGGCAAGATTCCTGAGCAATTGGCAAATTTAACATTTCTTTCACAGTTAAACCTCTCCCATAACAAGCTTGTTGGACCCATACCTCAGAACAGGCAGTTCAACACATTTGACAATAGTTCCTACGAAGGGAATTCAGGGTTGTGTGGATTTCCTTTGTCAAAAACTTGTGGCATTGATGGTGCTCCACCACAATCACAACCACCACAATTGCAACCATTGCCGAGTGAAGAGGATGATTCTGGAAGTGGATTTGATTGGAAGATCATAATGATGGGTTACAGTTTTGGAATGGTTATGGGATTGTCTTTGGGATATATCATGTTCGTAACAGGAAAACCACAATGGTTAGTGAGGTTCATTGAAGGAAGCCGACTTAAGCAAGTGAAGAGGCCAAatcaaagagaaagaagaagaagaagctag
- the LOC119987696 gene encoding receptor-like protein 6, translating to MVILRGHYSRILYFLLLFLSLKFCSSLSSPSFSTNTSLQLCSYYDRLALIEFKNNFSQNSDASSECPTSYPKTKSWKEGGDCCSWDGVTCDTVTGRVIGLDLNCSWLQGSLYANNSLFRLSHLQKLNLAYNDFNNSEISPKFGQFKSLTDLDISNSMFFGEVPSEISHLSNLISLDISSNRLRFEDLPLQRLVQNCSLLKQLFLEVVDLSSIDTNSLMNLSSSLTDLRLNRCRLQGMFPSSILYLLHLRIVDLSDNEGLNIRLPDSNWSSPLEELHFDHVSFTGELPESIGDLISLKQLSLQSSNLTGSIPASIGNLLQLTHLQGDGNNFNGKIPSSLTNLSQLQVLSLENNKLVGPVPNFSNPSKLVHLDLQSNLLSGTIPSGLFNLPSLRSLDLSENQFTGPINEFQSQSLERLVLGGSNKLNGCVPSSIFNLVNLAVLDLSSNSFSGTLDVVMFSKLQHLHYLNLSDSSNLSFNNTVVHLDKKKKKNTVVHHIFPNLRRLYLASCNLTEFPYFIRDLKDLYHLDLSNNRLFGQIPEWMLEVGIDTLGFLNLGNNYLTGIKELPWKSLWFLDLHSNLLQGLLPIPVKVDIYLISNNNLTGEIPSLICNFTSLVDLDLSNNSFSGTIPTCFGSLSSLNVLNLQKNTFSGRIPEFFDEGSALVSLNLNDNQLEGPLPRSLANCKMLGLLDLGNNRINDTFPHWLKNLTQLQVLVLKSNHFHGSIQDCKDSHCFSKLQIFDISNNEFSGPLPAKYFENMQATMKTDGEVMRVIVYSFQDPIFVVMKRQKYQLPRIIVTFKFIDFSNNMFRGEIPDVIGKLTYLKGLNFSHNNIGGDIPSSLGNLRNLEWLDLSSNRLTGNIPRQLTSIAFLSLLNLSQNELVGPIPSGGQFNTFDNSSYEENLGLCGSPLSMACDNSGEIPQSPPSLQEEDDSGSWFDWKICIMMGYSSGLVMGLSVGYIVFSGTQQWLERMVERYGSRKVKRSTQRQRGGRN from the coding sequence ATGGTGATATTGAGGGGGCATTACAGTCGAATCCTCTACTTCCTCCTCTTGTTTTTGAGTCTTAAGTTTTGTTCTTCGTTGTCATCTCCCTCCTTTTCAACAAACACGTCATTGCAGTTGTGCTCCTATTATGACAGACTTGCCTTGATCGAATTCAAAAATAACTTTTCACAAAACAGTGATGCTTCCTCAGAATGTCCAACTTCTTATCCAAAGACAAAGTCATGGAAGGAAGGCGGAGATTGTTGTTCTTGGGATGGTGTTACTTGTGATACTGTGACTGGTCGAGTGATTGGACTCGACCTCAATTGCAGTTGGCTTCAAGGCTCTCTATATGCCAATAACAGCCTCTTTCGACTTTCACACCTCCAGAAACTCAATCTTGCTTATAATGATTTTAATAACTCAGAGATTTCTCCCAAGTTTGGTCAGTTTAAGAGTTTGACAGATCTTGACATCTCAAATTCTATGTTTTTTGGTGAAGTTCCATCTGAAATCTCTCACCTTTCCAACCTCATTTCTCTTGATATTTCTTCTAATCGTTTAAGGTTTGAAGATCTTCCCCTTCAAAGACTTGTGCAAAATTGTTCACTTCTGAAACAACTTTTCTTAGAGGTTGTGGACTTGTCATCCATTGATACAAATTCTTTGATGAATCTCTCATCTTCTTTGACAGATCTAAGACTCAATCGATGTCGATTGCAAGGGATGTTCCCAAGCAGCATTCTTTACTTGCTGCACCTACGCATTGTCGATTTATCAGACAATGAAGGCCTCAACATTCGTTTGCCAGACTCTAACTGGAGTAGTCCTCTAGAAGAACTGCATTTTGATCATGTGTCTTTCACAGGCGAGTTGCCTGAATCAATTGGTGATTTGATTTCCTTGAAGCAATTGTCTCTACAATCCAGTAACTTGACGGGATCAATTCCAGCCTCGATTGGAAACCTACTGCAACTCACTCATTTGCAAGGTGATGGCAACAATTTCAATGGTAAAATCCCATCCTCACTAACAAATCTCTCGCAGCTACAAGTTTTATCGCTTGAAAACAATAAACTGGTTGGTCCTGTTCCTAATTTTTCCAATCCATCAAAATTAGTTCATCTAGACTTACAATCGAATTTGCTTAGCGGGACCATACCATCTGGTCTATTCAACTTACCTTCGTTGCGTTCTTTGGATCTTTCAGAAAATCAATTCACTGGTCCTATCAATGAATTTCAATCCCAATCTCTTGAGCGACTTGTTTTGGGTGGTAGTAACAAGCTGAATGGTTGTGTTCCAAGTTCAATCTTTAATCTTGTTAACCTCGCAGTGCTTGATCTGTCATCTAATAGCTTTAGCGGCACTTTGGATgtagtcatgttctcaaaactCCAACATCTTCATTACCTTAACCTTTCAGATAGTAGCAATCTTTCATTCAACAACACAGTTGTGCatctggacaaaaaaaaaaaaaaaaacacagttgTGCATCACATATTTCCCAATCTGCGTCGTTTGTATCTCGCTTCATGCAATTTAACCGAATTCCCCTACTTCATAAGAGACCTAAAAGATCTATATCACCTAGACCTTTCCAATAATAGACTTTTTGGCCAAATTCCCGAATGGATGTTGGAAGTGGGGATTGATACACTAGGTTTTCTGAATCTTGGCAACAACTATTTGACTGGTATAAAAGAACTTCCATGGAAGTCTCTTTGGTTTCTTGACCTTCACTCTAACTTGCTCCAAGGATTGCTACCAATTCCAGTCAAAGTGGACATCTACCTGATCTCAAACAATAATTTGACAGGAGAGATACCTTCTTTGATTTGCAATTTTACTAGTTTGGTAGATCTTGACCTTTCAAACAATAGCTTTTCCGGTACTATTCCAACATGCTTTGGAAGCTTGAGCAGTCTTAACGTTCTTAATCTGCAAAAGAATACGTTCAGTGGTCGAATTCCGGAATTTTTTGACGAAGGGAGTGCCTTGGTGTCTCTCAACCTCAACGACAATCAACTGGAAGGGCCTCTGCCAAGATCATTAGCGAATTGCAAAATGTTGGGACTTCTAGACCTCGGCAACAACCGAATAAATGATACGTTCCCTCATTGGTTGAAAAATCTCACACAACTGCAAGTTCTTGTCCTAAAGTCCAACCATTTTCATGGTTCTATACAAGATTGCAAGGACTCTCATTGTTTCTCCAAGTTACAAATATTTGACATCTCAAACAATGAGTTTTCTGGCCCTTTGCCAGCCAAATATTTTGAGAATATGCAGGCCACGATGAAAACTGATGGGGAGGTTATGAGGGTAATCGTTTATTCATTTCAAGATCCTATATTTGTGGTCATGAAAAGACAAAAGTATCAATTACCTAGAATAATAGTAACATTCAAGTTCATTGATTTCTCGAATAACATGTTTCGAGGAGAGATTCCGGACGTCATTGGCAAGCTTACTTATCTCAAAGGTCTCAACTTTTCACATAACAACATTGGAGGTGACATCCCGTCGTCTTTGGGAAATTTGAGAAATCTTGAATGGTTAGATCTCTCTTCAAACAGGCTTACAGGGAATATTCCAAGACAGTTGACAAGTATCGCGTTTCTTTCATTGTTAAACCTCTCACAAAACGAGCTTGTCGGACCTATACCAAGTGGTGGACAGTTCAATACATTTGACAATTCTTCTTATGAAGAGAACTTAGGGTTGTGCGGATCTCCTTTGTCAATGGCCTGTGACAACAGTGGTGAAATACCACAATCACCACCATCATTGCAAGAAGAGGATGATTCTGGAAGTTGGTTTGATTGGAAGATCTGCATAATGATGGGTTACAGTTCTGGACTGGTCATGGGATTGTCTGTTGGATATATTGTTTTCTCAGGGACACAACAATGGTTGGAGAGGATGGTAGAACGATACGGATCTCGGAAAGTGAAAAGATCAACCCAAAGACAAAGAGGGGGAAGAAACTAA